A DNA window from Pseudomonas tohonis contains the following coding sequences:
- the aceE gene encoding pyruvate dehydrogenase (acetyl-transferring), homodimeric type: protein MQDLDPVETQEWLDALESVLDKEGEDRAHYLMTRMGELATRSGSQLPYAITTPYRNTIPVTHEARMPGDLFMERRIRSLVRWNALAMVMRTNLKDSDLGGHISSFASSATLYDIGFNYFFQAPTDEHGGDLIYFQGHASPGVYARAFMEGRITEEQMNNFRQEVDGNGLSSYPHPWLMPDFWQFPTVSMGLGPIQAIYQARFMKYLESRGFIPAGKQKVWCFMGDGECDEPESLGAISLAGREKLDNLIFVINCNLQRLDGPVRGNGKIIQELEGVFRGAQWNVNKVIWGRFWDPLLAKDVDGILQRRMDEVIDGEYQNYKAKDGAFVREHFFNTPELKAMVADLSDDEIWKLNRGGHDPYKVYAAYHQAVNHKDQPTVILAKTIKGYGTGAGEAKNTAHNTKKVDVDSLKSFRDRFDIPVKDDELENLPFFKPEEGSAEARYLSERRAALGGFVPQRRAKSFSIPTPPLDTLKAILDGSGDREISTTMAFVRILSQLVKDKEIGQRIVPIIPDEARTFGMEGMFRQLGIYSSVGQLYEPVDKDQVMFYREDKKGQILEEGINEAGAMSSFIAAGTSYSSHNQPMLPFYIFYSMFGFQRIGDLAWAAGDSRTRGFLIGGTAGRTTLNGEGLQHEDGHSHMLAGTIPNCRTFDPTYGYELAVIIREGMRQMTEEQQDVFYYITVMNEAYTQPAMPAGVEEDIIKGMYLLEEDKKEAAHHVQLLGSGTILREVREAAKILRDEFNVGADVWSVTSFNELRRDGLAIERHNRLHPGQKPKSTYVEQCLSGRKGPVVASTDYMKLFAEQIRQWVPSKEFKVLGTDGFGRSDSRKKLRHFFEVDRYWVVLAALEALADRGDIEPKVVAEAIAKFGIDPDKRNPLDC from the coding sequence ATGCAAGACCTCGATCCCGTCGAAACCCAGGAATGGCTGGACGCCCTGGAATCGGTTCTCGACAAAGAAGGCGAAGACCGCGCGCACTACCTGATGACCCGTATGGGTGAACTCGCTACCCGTAGCGGTTCGCAGCTTCCCTATGCCATCACCACGCCGTACCGCAACACGATCCCCGTCACCCACGAAGCACGCATGCCTGGCGACCTGTTCATGGAACGCCGCATTCGCTCGCTGGTACGCTGGAACGCGCTGGCAATGGTCATGCGCACCAACCTGAAGGACTCCGACCTGGGCGGTCACATCTCCAGCTTCGCGTCCTCGGCGACCCTCTACGACATCGGCTTCAACTACTTCTTCCAGGCCCCGACCGACGAACACGGCGGCGACCTGATCTACTTCCAGGGCCACGCCTCCCCCGGTGTCTACGCCCGCGCCTTTATGGAAGGCCGCATCACCGAAGAGCAGATGAACAACTTCCGCCAGGAAGTCGATGGCAACGGCCTGTCGTCCTACCCGCACCCCTGGCTGATGCCGGACTTCTGGCAGTTCCCCACCGTTTCCATGGGCCTCGGCCCGATCCAGGCGATCTACCAGGCACGCTTCATGAAGTACCTGGAAAGCCGCGGCTTCATCCCCGCCGGCAAGCAGAAGGTCTGGTGCTTCATGGGTGACGGCGAGTGCGACGAGCCCGAATCCCTCGGCGCCATCTCCCTGGCCGGCCGCGAGAAGCTCGACAACCTGATCTTCGTCATCAACTGCAACCTGCAGCGCCTCGACGGCCCGGTACGCGGCAACGGCAAGATCATCCAGGAACTCGAAGGCGTATTCCGTGGCGCCCAGTGGAACGTCAACAAGGTCATCTGGGGCCGCTTCTGGGACCCGCTGCTGGCCAAGGACGTCGACGGCATCCTGCAGCGCCGCATGGACGAAGTCATCGACGGCGAGTACCAGAACTACAAGGCCAAGGACGGCGCGTTCGTCCGCGAGCACTTCTTCAACACGCCCGAACTCAAGGCCATGGTCGCCGACCTGTCCGACGACGAGATCTGGAAGCTCAACCGTGGCGGCCACGACCCCTACAAGGTCTATGCGGCCTACCACCAGGCGGTCAACCACAAGGACCAGCCCACCGTCATCCTGGCCAAGACCATCAAGGGCTACGGCACCGGAGCGGGCGAGGCGAAGAACACCGCGCACAACACCAAGAAGGTCGACGTCGACAGCCTGAAGTCGTTCCGCGACCGCTTCGACATCCCGGTGAAGGACGACGAGCTGGAGAACCTGCCCTTCTTCAAACCCGAGGAAGGCAGCGCCGAAGCCCGTTACCTGAGCGAGCGCCGCGCCGCCCTGGGTGGCTTCGTGCCCCAGCGTCGCGCCAAGAGCTTCAGCATCCCCACCCCGCCGCTGGACACCCTCAAGGCCATCCTCGACGGCTCGGGCGACCGTGAGATCTCCACCACCATGGCCTTCGTGCGGATCCTCTCGCAGCTGGTCAAGGACAAGGAAATCGGCCAGCGCATCGTCCCCATCATCCCGGACGAAGCCCGCACCTTCGGCATGGAAGGCATGTTCCGCCAGCTGGGCATCTACTCCTCCGTCGGCCAGCTCTACGAGCCCGTCGACAAGGACCAGGTGATGTTCTACCGCGAGGACAAGAAGGGCCAGATCCTCGAGGAAGGCATCAACGAAGCGGGCGCCATGAGCTCCTTCATCGCCGCCGGCACTTCGTACTCCAGCCACAACCAGCCGATGCTGCCGTTCTACATCTTCTATTCGATGTTCGGCTTCCAGCGCATCGGCGACCTGGCCTGGGCCGCCGGTGACAGCCGTACCCGTGGCTTCCTGATCGGCGGCACCGCCGGTCGTACCACGCTCAACGGCGAAGGCCTGCAGCACGAGGACGGCCACAGCCACATGCTGGCCGGCACCATCCCCAACTGCCGCACCTTCGACCCCACCTATGGCTATGAGCTCGCGGTGATCATCCGCGAAGGCATGCGCCAGATGACCGAAGAGCAGCAGGACGTCTTCTACTACATCACCGTGATGAACGAGGCCTACACCCAGCCCGCCATGCCGGCCGGTGTCGAGGAAGACATCATCAAGGGCATGTACCTGCTCGAAGAGGACAAGAAGGAAGCCGCGCACCACGTGCAACTGCTGGGCTCGGGCACCATCCTGCGCGAAGTCCGCGAAGCGGCGAAGATCCTCCGCGACGAGTTCAACGTCGGCGCCGACGTCTGGAGCGTCACCAGCTTCAACGAACTGCGCCGCGACGGCCTGGCCATCGAGCGCCACAACCGCCTGCACCCGGGCCAGAAGCCCAAGTCGACCTACGTCGAGCAGTGCCTGAGCGGCCGCAAGGGCCCGGTCGTGGCCTCCACCGACTACATGAAGCTGTTCGCCGAACAGATTCGCCAGTGGGTGCCGAGCAAGGAATTCAAGGTCCTGGGAACCGACGGCTTCGGCCGCAGCGACAGCCGCAAGAAGCTGCGCCACTTCTTCGAAGTGGACCGCTACTGGGTCGTCCTGGCGGCGCTGGAAGCCCTCGCGGATCGTGGCGACATCGAACCGAAAGTGGTGGCCGAGGCCATCGCCAAGTTCGGCATCGACCCCGATAAGCGCAACCCCCTGGACTGCTGA